The genome window CAGATCACGGTGCGGAGTTTATCCTCTTCGTGAAAACAGATCCCGTGATCGATGGCAAAGAGCTTTTGTGTTTCATCTTCGAAAAAAATGTGACTGCCCTTGCGGTCGGCGTTGTTGGCAAGCAGGTCGAATAAAACCACGGGACGGAGTTTTTGTTTATCCCCGGGCGTGAAGGTGAAGTAGTGGTATTCAACGTCATAATTAATGTACTGTTGCAATGAGCCGGGACCGTAGGGGCCGTCATCGCGATGGATGGTGAACGGGACAAAGGGAAAGCCGAGCGCCTCGCTCAGTTGATAGGCGGCGACTTCGCGCAGGGCAAGCGTGCTTTCCGGAAAATCCCAGAGCGGCTGTTCGCCCTTGCTGGGTTTATACACCGCCTGACAGGTCTGCCCTTCATGATGCACATCCACAAGGAAGGTGTAGTTCGAGCCGAGCATGAACTGGCCTTTGAGTTCATACGCGCCGTATGCGAGGGCGGTTTGTATTTTTGAATTCATGGGGAAACGTTTGGGCGTTCAAACGTTTGAACGTCAATGCAAGTGCCCGTTCTTTTTGGGACAGAAATGTCCCTCGGGTTCCATCGGCTGGCCGCACTGCGGGCAGATCGGTCGTCCACGCGAGGCAACATCCTGTCCCCAGCGGGCTAATTGCCGCAACTGTGTGCGCGTCGTCCAAAAGCGGACCTGCGCCGCAGACTCGGGTTCGAACTCCTCGGTGAGCAATTCCTTGGTAAAGATGACGACGCGGTCGCGGTCCTTGTCATACCCCAGCCCGATTTCACCGGCGCGGAAGAGCGGGTCCACCGGCGGGTTGATGCGCATGACATGTTCCACATAATCGCCGGAGGCTTCTTCAAGGTGCGGGTTTTGCTGGCTGATCTGCGCGAGGAACTGTTCGATGCCGATGGCAAGCGATTGCAACTGTGCCTTCTCGATGATGATCGTAATCGTACGCTGGTCCTGATAGGCTTGCAAATAAAAGACGCGCTGGCCTGGTTTGCCGATGGCGTCTGCGGTGATATGATCACAGGGGTCTACATCAATTTCAAAGCGGGGCATATCGCACCTTTGTTCGTGAGTATACCAGACCCTCCCTACCCCAATAGGATAAATTCCAATATCATTTTGGGAGACAGGTATAATGCAAACATCTTCGCCAAAGGAGTTGTCATGTACGATAAAAAGAAACTCGACGGGTTAAAAGATTCGCTGAAAAAATGGGGGCAGGCCTCCCTTGAAAAAGCGTTGGGCCAACTGCCGGAGCGCGCAGACGAATTTATCACGACCTCCTCCGAACCGGTCAACCGCATCTACACCCCGCTCGATGTGGCGGATATGGACTACGCCGCCTCGCTTGGACTTCCAGGCGAATACCCCTATACAAGGGGAGTCCACCCGACGCTGCATCGTTCCAAACTGTGGACAATGCGCATGTTTGCCGGCTTCGGCACCGCGGAGGAAACGAACGCGCGCTTCAAATACCTGCTCGAGCAGGGTCAGACCGGCCTGAGCATTGCCTTCGACCTGGCTACCTTGATGGGCTATGACACCGACCAGCCCGAAGCGCTCGGCGAGTTCGGCAAGTGCGGCGTGGCGATCTCGTCGCTGAAGGATATGGAAATCCTGCTGGATGGGATCCCGCTCGACAAAGTCTCCTCCAGCATGACCATCAACTCGCCCGCCGCGATCATCTGGGCCATGTATCTCGCCGCCGCTGAAAAGCAGGGTGTGCGCTCCGATCAACTGCGCGGCACAACGCAAAATGACATTCTAAAAGAGTTCATCGCGCAGAAGGAATTCATCTTCCCGCCCGAACCATCCATGAGACTGGTCGTGGACACGATGGAGTTCGGCGCGCAAAAGGTCCCGCAATGGAATACGATCTCCATTTCAGGCTATCACATCCGCGAAGCCGGTTCGACTGCCGCGCAGGAACTGGCGTTCACGCTGGTGGATGGGATGGAATACGTCCGCTGGGGGATCGAGCGCGGCATGGATGTGGATGAGTTCGCGCCGCGCCTGTCTTTCTTCTTTAACGCGCACAACGACTTCTTCGAAGAGATCGCCAAATACCGCGCCGCCCGCCGCATCTGGGCGCGCGAGATGCGCGAGACGTTTAAAGCAAAGAATCCGCGCTCGTGGCTGATGCGCTTCCACACACAGACGGCGGGAGTCTCGCTCACGGCGCAGCAGCCGGAGAATAATGTGGTACGCGTCGCCATTCAGGCTCTTGCCGCCGTCATCGGCGGCACACAATCCCTGCATACCAACTCATTGGATGAAGCGCTTGCGCTTCCCTCTGAACATTCCGTGACCATCGCCCTGCGCACGCAGCAGATCATCGCCGAGGAATCAGGCGTGGCGAACACGGTGGATCCACTTGGGGGGAGCTTCTTCGTCGAAGCGCAAACAGACCGGATGGAGAAGGATGCGTACGCCTACTTCCGCCGCATCGAGGATCTGGGCGGCGTCATCCCCGCCATTGAAAAGGGATTCATGCAAAGCGAAATTTCCGATGCGGCATATCGGTATCAGCGCGAGATCGATACGGGCATCCGCAAGATCGTGGGGGTGAATGCCTATGCAGAGGATCAGCCGTTGAGCATCCCAATCCTGAAGATGGACCCGAACGGATACAGCCGTCAGGTGGCGCGCTTGAACGAAGTCCGCAAAACGCGTGACAGCGGGCATGTGGGACAGGCATTGGATAGACTGCGTATCGCCTGCGAAGGCACAGAGAACACCATGCCCCATATCATGGAATGTGTCCACGCGTATTGCACATTGGGCGAGATCATTGGGGTGATGACGAAGGTGTTTGGGAAGTACGAAGAACCGACGATGATCTAATTATCCGGTGTGCGGTGTCAGGGTTAAGCGGAGCGAATTTCCTCCGCTCTGCTTTTTTGTTCGCGACGGTGCTTTAATAGTTTTTGGATGCGTTCATATTTTTCACGCGACAGCGGATACGACCAGGCCAGGATGATCGTCCCCAATAAAATCGCCACGCCGATAAATGAAACCATCAAACGGATGGAGAGCAGCGCAGAGTCGGACTGGGAAAATTGAATTGCATCGATTGGCGGGGATTGATACCCGGACCAGCCTAAAATTTGCAGGGTAACAAAGATGACCAGCGCACCGGTCAGCTTGCGGATAAGGGTGCGGATGCCGTAGTAGATGCCCTCCTGCCGGCGCCGTGTGCGCAGTTCATCCCATTCGATCACATCGGGCAGAATCGAGTCAGGCAGAATATACGCGGCGGATACGCCGATCCCTGCCAGTGCCGCAATGAGCAGCAGGTAGTTCGTATCTCCCGGTTGAATGGTAAAGATCAATGCCTGCACAACGATCCACGCGCACATGCCGGCAATATATGCCTTGATCTTGTTGTAGCGTTTTGCGAACCACAGCCAGAATGGGACGAACAGGACGCATACGAGCATCAACACGCCAAAGAAGGCGGATTCGAGCGCGAGGTCAACGCCAAGAATGTTAATGCGGGCAAGCAGGTCCCCCTGCGCCACCCAATACAATAAAAAGAAGGGGAACGTGATGGCGACCATGTCCACTGCCGACCAGTTGAACATGTAAATGCCGGCCGCATAACGAAACGGGACATTCTCCCATGCCACACGCAGGGTCTCGCGGAAGGACAACGATTCCTGCTCGCCGGATGCGTACCGCTCGCGCACAAACAGGCCTATGAAGAAAAGCGGAAGCGACCCGATGGCGCCAAAGATCGCGCCTGCCAGCATGAATCCCTGTTGCTGCGTGCCGCCGCCGATGATCACCCCGTCCACGATCATGGGCGCGGCGATCACAACGGTCATTGCGGATAACAATTGGAAGACCGTGCGGAAACTCGAAAGGGAAGTGCGTTCGTCGTAGTCCTGGGTCAGTTCCGGGGTCAGGGAAAGATACGGCATGGACACAAGCGTGCTCAGCGTGTCCGAGATCATGAAGGCGAGCGTCACGTAGACCAGCAATGCGATCTGGCTCTCCCAGTGCGGCGCAGACCACAGGATCACAAAGCTTAACCCGAAGGGGAAGGCAAACCACAGCAGGAACGGACGCCGCCGTCCAAGCCGCGATTTCATGCGGTCGCTCAACATGCCGATCAGCGGGTCGTTGATTGCATCCCAGATGATGCCGGCCAGCGCGCCGAGCGAGGCGAGGCGCGGCTCGATGCCGACCACATCGGTCAGATATATGGCATAAAAGATCGAACGCATCATGCCAATGCTGGCAATGCCCCAATCACCGGAACCATATAAAAGCTTAAGCCAGAAGGGAAGATGTCTTTTTACCAAATCCATCCTTTAAAGTAGGGACAAGTGTAGCATGGAATACCAACTGCCGGTCGGGAAGTCCATAGTTGTTTTCCCCTGCTCATGGTAGGGGAATCCCCCATAGCCGGCCATACGGTTTTGGACTATAGTTGTAATTGATAAACATCCGATAATGGCAAACCCGTCGAAAGACGGCGACGCAAAGCCATGGGTCTACCGTTGTGGCAGCACAACCAGGACCGCCAGGCCGCCGAAGATCACATTTTTGTAATGTATTTTCATCCGCGGGCTTGGCTATTGGTCAAGCCTGTTTTTATTTTTGAACCTTAAAAGTGGATCGTACCGATAACGGCAAACCCGTCGAAAGCCGGGGACGCAAAGCCATGGGTCTACCGCTGTGCCCGCACAGCCATGACTGCCAGGCCACCGAAAACGAGCCTCTAGGATCTTAAGCACTCTGCATACATTGTGCAAAAGGTCTGGATGCTCAAAGGAGTTTTTTATGACATCCAAAGACCGATTGACACAGTTTAAAAACCGAATATTCTCTTTCATCCTGTTCTCGATCCTGTTCTGCACGTTTGCCCTCCCTGTGCAGGCGTACGCAAAAGAAAACCCCAATGTAATCCCCGCTCTCTCCGACTTCATCCAGGCCGTCAGCAATGGGGATGAACATTCATTACGCGGCATCTATGTCTCCGGTTTGATGGCATTCCCCGTTATCCAACAGCCCAAGGGTAATCCCGGATATGTCTCCAGTATCGACTCTGTCATCACGCAGTTCGGCATGGCGGCGGAAACCGGGAATGTCGGCTTGCTCGCGCATAACTATCTGGCAGGCTCCATGTTTTCGGGCTTGAAACCGGGCGACGCCATTACCCTCGTCTACGGCAACGGACGCACACAGAGTTTCGTGGTCGAAAGCATCTTGCAATACCAGGCATTGAAACCGCTCAGCCCATACAGCAACTTCAAAGACTTGGAAACACAAAACTTGCTCACCGCCGAACAGCTCTTCAACAAGGTCT of Anaerolineales bacterium contains these proteins:
- a CDS encoding SCO1664 family protein: MNSKIQTALAYGAYELKGQFMLGSNYTFLVDVHHEGQTCQAVYKPSKGEQPLWDFPESTLALREVAAYQLSEALGFPFVPFTIHRDDGPYGPGSLQQYINYDVEYHYFTFTPGDKQKLRPVVLFDLLANNADRKGSHIFFEDETQKLFAIDHGICFHEEDKLRTVIWDFAGQPIPDELLAPLSQTDNWPDLFEQYLSPREISALLIRAERICATREFPRPLQGRRAYPYPPV
- a CDS encoding DUF3090 domain-containing protein, translated to MPRFEIDVDPCDHITADAIGKPGQRVFYLQAYQDQRTITIIIEKAQLQSLAIGIEQFLAQISQQNPHLEEASGDYVEHVMRINPPVDPLFRAGEIGLGYDKDRDRVVIFTKELLTEEFEPESAAQVRFWTTRTQLRQLARWGQDVASRGRPICPQCGQPMEPEGHFCPKKNGHLH
- a CDS encoding methylmalonyl-CoA mutase family protein; this encodes MYDKKKLDGLKDSLKKWGQASLEKALGQLPERADEFITTSSEPVNRIYTPLDVADMDYAASLGLPGEYPYTRGVHPTLHRSKLWTMRMFAGFGTAEETNARFKYLLEQGQTGLSIAFDLATLMGYDTDQPEALGEFGKCGVAISSLKDMEILLDGIPLDKVSSSMTINSPAAIIWAMYLAAAEKQGVRSDQLRGTTQNDILKEFIAQKEFIFPPEPSMRLVVDTMEFGAQKVPQWNTISISGYHIREAGSTAAQELAFTLVDGMEYVRWGIERGMDVDEFAPRLSFFFNAHNDFFEEIAKYRAARRIWAREMRETFKAKNPRSWLMRFHTQTAGVSLTAQQPENNVVRVAIQALAAVIGGTQSLHTNSLDEALALPSEHSVTIALRTQQIIAEESGVANTVDPLGGSFFVEAQTDRMEKDAYAYFRRIEDLGGVIPAIEKGFMQSEISDAAYRYQREIDTGIRKIVGVNAYAEDQPLSIPILKMDPNGYSRQVARLNEVRKTRDSGHVGQALDRLRIACEGTENTMPHIMECVHAYCTLGEIIGVMTKVFGKYEEPTMI
- a CDS encoding MFS transporter; the protein is MVKRHLPFWLKLLYGSGDWGIASIGMMRSIFYAIYLTDVVGIEPRLASLGALAGIIWDAINDPLIGMLSDRMKSRLGRRRPFLLWFAFPFGLSFVILWSAPHWESQIALLVYVTLAFMISDTLSTLVSMPYLSLTPELTQDYDERTSLSSFRTVFQLLSAMTVVIAAPMIVDGVIIGGGTQQQGFMLAGAIFGAIGSLPLFFIGLFVRERYASGEQESLSFRETLRVAWENVPFRYAAGIYMFNWSAVDMVAITFPFFLLYWVAQGDLLARINILGVDLALESAFFGVLMLVCVLFVPFWLWFAKRYNKIKAYIAGMCAWIVVQALIFTIQPGDTNYLLLIAALAGIGVSAAYILPDSILPDVIEWDELRTRRRQEGIYYGIRTLIRKLTGALVIFVTLQILGWSGYQSPPIDAIQFSQSDSALLSIRLMVSFIGVAILLGTIILAWSYPLSREKYERIQKLLKHRREQKSRAEEIRSA
- a CDS encoding sortase gives rise to the protein MTSKDRLTQFKNRIFSFILFSILFCTFALPVQAYAKENPNVIPALSDFIQAVSNGDEHSLRGIYVSGLMAFPVIQQPKGNPGYVSSIDSVITQFGMAAETGNVGLLAHNYLAGSMFSGLKPGDAITLVYGNGRTQSFVVESILQYQALKPLSPYSNFKDLETQNLLTAEQLFNKVYRGEYHLTLQTCIENEGNLSWGRLFVIAKPVVNPRPGT